One Blattabacterium cuenoti DNA window includes the following coding sequences:
- the nadE gene encoding NAD(+) synthase has translation MIDTKKTIKHIVSWLKEYIKKSQSNGFIIGISGGIDSSVTSVLVAMTTHPTITLEMPILEKKKNFLSQKHINFLKSKFINVHSLKRDLSCLLNNFCTVVNTDDNNVTTITEIKKNKNLALANIKSRLRMMTLYYYANIKNYLVVGTGNKIEDFGVGFFTKYGDGGVDLHPIADLTKSEIRSIAKELNILDCIQNAIPTDGLWDDQRSDEEQLKASYEELEWAMKMSEKKLKRISSFKERKYEIMKIYQTLHKKNIHKMIPIPVCKIPRN, from the coding sequence ATGATAGATACAAAAAAAACAATCAAACATATTGTTAGTTGGCTGAAAGAATATATCAAAAAATCTCAATCAAATGGATTTATTATAGGAATTTCGGGTGGTATAGATTCTTCGGTTACATCCGTTTTAGTAGCCATGACTACACATCCTACTATTACATTAGAAATGCCTATTTTAGAAAAAAAAAAAAATTTTTTATCACAAAAACATATTAATTTTTTAAAATCTAAATTCATCAATGTTCATTCCTTAAAAAGGGATCTATCTTGTTTGTTAAATAATTTTTGTACAGTAGTAAATACTGATGATAATAATGTTACTACTATTACTGAAATCAAAAAAAATAAAAATCTAGCTCTAGCAAATATAAAATCTAGGCTTCGTATGATGACTCTATATTACTACGCAAATATAAAAAACTATCTAGTCGTAGGAACTGGAAACAAAATAGAAGATTTTGGAGTTGGATTTTTTACAAAATATGGAGATGGTGGGGTAGATCTTCACCCAATAGCTGATTTAACTAAAAGTGAAATACGTTCTATAGCTAAAGAATTAAATATTCTTGATTGTATTCAAAATGCAATACCTACAGATGGATTATGGGATGATCAAAGATCGGATGAAGAACAATTAAAAGCTTCTTATGAAGAATTGGAATGGGCAATGAAAATGTCAGAAAAAAAATTAAAACGTATCTCTTCTTTTAAGGAAAGAAAATATGAAATTATGAAAATATATCAAACGTTACATAAAAAAAACATTCATAAAATGATTCCTATTCCAGTTTGTAAAATTCCTAGAAATTAG
- the folE gene encoding GTP cyclohydrolase I FolE translates to MKEHKKILEKKTDSGDTETPLRNDAFCMNDEEKIDKIEKHFFHIMKILGLDMNDDSLRKTPKRVAKMFIKEIFSGLNPKTTPRSSTFENKYQYNQMLIEKNITVYSTCEHHFLPIVGKAHVGYISNGKVIGLSKINRIVNFYAKRPQVQERLTMQIVKSLKEILETKDVACVIDAKHLCVNSRGIRDIESSTITTELIGSFKNNPEIRREFFHYISIPSINKYMM, encoded by the coding sequence ATGAAAGAACATAAAAAAATTTTAGAAAAAAAAACTGATTCAGGAGATACAGAAACTCCATTACGGAATGATGCTTTTTGTATGAATGATGAAGAAAAAATAGATAAAATTGAAAAACATTTTTTTCATATTATGAAAATACTAGGATTAGATATGAATGATGATAGTTTACGAAAAACACCAAAACGTGTAGCAAAAATGTTTATAAAAGAAATATTTAGTGGGCTTAATCCCAAGACTACCCCTAGATCATCTACATTTGAAAATAAATATCAATACAACCAAATGTTAATAGAAAAAAATATCACGGTTTATTCTACTTGCGAACATCATTTTCTTCCTATTGTAGGAAAAGCTCATGTTGGATATATTTCTAATGGAAAAGTTATTGGTCTTTCTAAAATTAATAGAATTGTCAATTTTTATGCAAAAAGACCCCAAGTTCAAGAACGTTTGACTATGCAAATAGTCAAATCTTTGAAAGAAATACTAGAAACTAAAGACGTAGCATGTGTGATAGATGCAAAACATTTATGTGTAAATTCACGGGGAATTAGAGATATAGAAAGTAGCACGATTACGACTGAATTAATCGGTTCATTTAAAAATAATCCGGAAATTAGAAGGGAGTTCTTCCATTACATTAGCATTCCATCAATAAATAAATATATGATGTGA